The DNA segment TTAGCCCCTGAGCATCCGCTTGGAGCGATTTGGGAAAATTCTGCCAAAAATTCCGATAAGCAATTGCAGTCACAATGCCGTTGCCAGTCGACCGCAACACCGGCTGGGCTCGATGCCCCTCAAATCGATTGCCATCCGCTGTCCCGCGGTACCCACGAAATGAAACCGAAAGTTGCTCCTGCGCGGTCAGATGATTCTGACTATTCCAATTTTCGCCGCCGCTGGAATCTTGATAAATTTCAAGTTCCTTGCTTGCAGCAATCGGCGAACTCGAATCGCCTAGATTCGCGATTAAGCACTTATCTGTGCCTGTTTCAGTAGAAACATGGACAGCAAGCCGATCGATATGAACCGCTCCCTGCGAGCCGAGATCCCAGTTCCCCCCAGGATGGTCCATCGCTTGCGGATTTTGCACAGAGAACGTGAACTGCACAACCGGCACATCGGCATAGCTATCCGCTGTTAACTGCCCAATTAACGGAGACTTGCCTTGCCCCACTTCAACAAAACTAACTGCCCAAGTACGAGTCCAGCGAACCGAACCACTCGCAACATCAACCGCCGCAGCCAATTGCCCCAGATAGTGCTTCCCGCCGTGAGTCAGATGAATCGTTAAAGACGATTCGCAAGGCAGGTCTAATGAGTCAAACTTAAGGCACTCCGAGGCAGCTTTCTCCCCCGTCTGACAAACTACCGCAGGCCGGCCTACGTCGACTGCGTCCCGCTTCGCATCAGCCACCGCCCCCAAAGAGACCCAATAACTACGACCAAGTTCACAGACGAAATCCAACTGGCACCACCTGACGGATCGATCAGACCACCACGCCAGCACATCAGGCTGAACGACCGAATATCGCTTTTCATCATCAACAATTGCGATTTCGCTTGCATCTAAAACCAATCCCTCAGGACAAGGTAACGAAACCCGTGAGGGAGCAACTCCACGGCGACCTTTTACAGACGGCCCATCTACCGAAAGCTTCCATCGCAGCAAACCAGCATTTTTAGCAGCAGAATTCATATAACAGCACAGCAATACAACAAATTAGACGCGGAAAAAGAACCAGCATTGACAGTTGCCCAATCAGAAACGTCCGCCAGCTAGCCGCCCTTCGCGGGACAAGGCAAATGAGCGTCATCATGGGCCCCCCCGGGCAACCAACTCGCGTCTTCCTGTCGCTGACGAGCATCAATATTCGACAACGCAAAACCAGCAACAACCAAAATATAGCAAGACTCAAACAAGACTCCGCTGGAGAACATACTAGCTACTAAATAGCCAAAAATACCGGCAAACACCGCCAGTCTAATCGCGCCGCCCTCAACATCATCACGGCGATAGGTTTTCCACGCATAGAACATAGGCATAAAATAGAGAGAAAAATAGCACAAAAAACCCGGAATCCCAACACCAGTCGAAACATCAAAAAACAGATTATGCAGTGCTTTATCCGGCTGATCTAACCCACCCTCATAGTACTGAGGCCTAGGAACCAGCACACGGGCAGCATTGGGACCGACACCTAGCCACGGGTATTCCTGTGTGATGCGCATCCCCGCCTGCCATAACTTGAAACGAGAGTCGGCGGAGCTATCACGCTCTCCGGAACCAGCGAAAGACGACGTAAACTCATTTACCACTGAAGGTCCCGCAAGAATTGCTGCCATCACAAAAGCCGCTGCAACCGTCATCACATTTCCATTCCTCCGTGGCATATACCACACCAAAATCGGAACCATTGCGATTCCAGCTAACATACACCCGCGCGACTCAAGAAGCATGATCTGATGAACCTGCAACATGCCTACGCCTAGATACAGAACACGAAAGAAAATTTTGTTCTCAAACAGCGCTAAAGAGAAAGCAGCGCCAAGGATGGGGACTGTCAGTATCGAATAACCATTATTATCTACCATGGCACTCCCCCATGCAGTACCATGCGCGAAACGCGAAAAGCCGGTCTGAAAGTAGTCTACATTGATTTGGTATGCATTGTACCCTTGCGCCAGAACAGCAATTACCAAGAGCCACTTTAGCGTACGCCAGTCTTTCAAAACAAACAGGCCAATAGCAACTACTAAAAAGTGCTTCCAAACTACCGACATAAAAAAATCTGTATCAACACGTGAAACCGTGTTTTGCGCACTAATCCACGCAATCAACAAAAACAGCATGGACATAACTAGCGCAATCCACGACCAACGACTCAGCCGCATCCCCCCAAAACCAGACAGAACAAAACCGACGAACAGCGAGTAAAAAATATACTTTTGATAAGTTACGCCGGGCTCTAATGACCACCGCCAGTTCCAGGCGGGGTCAAGCAGGACAAAACCATAAAATCCTACAATCCCGAAAGCGGGCCGAAAAATGGCGAGCGCGCACACGAAAACGAGCAGTGAGTAGACGAATACGGGACCTAGCACAAAAACTCCTTGACGCTGCTACCGACACAAACAAACGCGTCTTAAAAATAATGGGAATTAGTATTCAAACCGAATCGCAACCACTTACACACCAAACGCTGAAACAACAAAAATCCGCCAGAAACACAGGCGCACAACAAACAAGCCTATTTGCTGCACTACGTTCACACCAAGACACCAAAACCAGCCGTCGAAAAACACTTTGCCTCTTACTTACGCTCGCCCAGAGCGATCGCGCTCCCTCGACTGCGCCCGTCGCAAAACCAATAGCGGCCTACTGGAACCTCAAGATTAACAACCTACGCTTGAACCAGAGCGACGACCACGAGCTTTAACAACAAATCCCATGCAAGAACACAGAAGCCGGTGCCTTTTGCAATCAG comes from the Roseimaritima multifibrata genome and includes:
- a CDS encoding O-antigen ligase family protein; amino-acid sequence: MLGPVFVYSLLVFVCALAIFRPAFGIVGFYGFVLLDPAWNWRWSLEPGVTYQKYIFYSLFVGFVLSGFGGMRLSRWSWIALVMSMLFLLIAWISAQNTVSRVDTDFFMSVVWKHFLVVAIGLFVLKDWRTLKWLLVIAVLAQGYNAYQINVDYFQTGFSRFAHGTAWGSAMVDNNGYSILTVPILGAAFSLALFENKIFFRVLYLGVGMLQVHQIMLLESRGCMLAGIAMVPILVWYMPRRNGNVMTVAAAFVMAAILAGPSVVNEFTSSFAGSGERDSSADSRFKLWQAGMRITQEYPWLGVGPNAARVLVPRPQYYEGGLDQPDKALHNLFFDVSTGVGIPGFLCYFSLYFMPMFYAWKTYRRDDVEGGAIRLAVFAGIFGYLVASMFSSGVLFESCYILVVAGFALSNIDARQRQEDASWLPGGAHDDAHLPCPAKGG